A stretch of Eubalaena glacialis isolate mEubGla1 chromosome 10, mEubGla1.1.hap2.+ XY, whole genome shotgun sequence DNA encodes these proteins:
- the LOC133099588 gene encoding olfactory receptor 8H1-like, whose translation MGRRNSTHVSDFILMGLTDSEEIQLVLFTLFLLIYLITVLLNAGMMLIIHLDLQLHTPMYFFLSHLSFLDLSYSTVITPKTLQNLLTSTKYISSLNCFTQMNCFIFLSATECFLLSSMAYDRYVAICNPLHYPVVMATRRCCCLVFGSYLIGFMDAFVNVLCMSRLDFCNSNIIHHFFCDAPPILALSCTDTQDIEITISIFAGSTLLVSLITIFVSYVSILSTILKITSTSGKRKAFSTCASHLLGVTIFYSTLIFTYLKPSKSYSLGKDQVASVFYTIVIPMLNPLVYSLRNKEVKNALIRVMPKRKGSRQLK comes from the coding sequence ATGGGTAGAAGGAATAGCACACATGTGTCTGACTTCATCCTCATGGGACTGACAGATTCTGAAGAGATCCAGCTGGTCCTCTTTACGCTATTTCTCCTGATATACCTGATCACTGTGTTGCTGAATGCAGGGATGATGTTGATAATCCACCTGGATCTCCAGCTTCACACCCCCATGTATTTTTTCCTCAGTCACCTGTCATTTCTTGACCTCAGTTACTCAACCGTCATCACCCCTAAAACCTTACAAAACTTACTGACTTCCACCAAGTATATTTCATCCCTGAACTGCTTCACCCAGATGAATTGCTTTATCTTCTTGAGTGCCACTGaatgttttcttctctcctcGATGGCGTATGATCGCTATGTAGCTATCTGCAATCCTCTGCATTACCCAGTTGTTATGGCCACAAGACGCTGCTGCTGCCTAGTCTTTGGTTCCTATTTGATTGGCTTCATGGACGCCTTTGTCAATGTGCTTTGCATGAGCAGATTGGATTTCTGCAACTCGAATATAATCCATCACTTTTTCTGTGATGCACCCCCAATTCTAGCCCTGTCCTGCACTGACACACAGGACATTGAAATCACAATATCCATTTTCGCTGGCTCCACTCTACTGGTGTCTCTTATCACAATATTTGTGTCCTATGTGTCCATCCTGTCTACTATCCTGAAAATTACTTCCACTTCAGGGAAGCGAAAAGCCTTCTCTACTTGCGCCTCCCATCTGCTGGGAGTTACCATCTTTTATAGCACTctgatttttacttatttaaaaccAAGTAAGTCCTACTCCTTGGGAAAAGATCAAGTGGCTTCTGTTTTTTATACTATTGTCATCCCCATGCTGAATCCACTCGTTTATAGTCTTcgaaacaaagaagtaaaaaatgcTCTCATTAGAGTTATGCCAAAGAGAAAGGGCTCCAGGCAATTAAAATAA
- the LOC133099589 gene encoding LOW QUALITY PROTEIN: olfactory receptor 8I2-like (The sequence of the model RefSeq protein was modified relative to this genomic sequence to represent the inferred CDS: inserted 2 bases in 2 codons; substituted 1 base at 1 genomic stop codon), giving the protein MVGNSFTEVIFFILSGFANHPELQVSLFWMFLXYLFTVLGNIGLIMLIXIDSQLHTSVYFFLSNLALIDIFYSSTVTTKALVNFQSNQKTIFFAGCFVQMSFFVGLMCSEYFLLGSMTYDRYEAICNPLLYSVVMSQKVCNWLGVMPYTIGFTNSLISICVISSLAFCDASISHFFCDTTALLALSCVHAFSTEMVIFVLAGFTLLSSLLLIIVTYIAIISAILKIQSAAGRQKAFSTCASHLMGVTIFYASLIFTYLQPDNTPSWTQAQVTSVFYTIVIXTLNPFIYSLRNKDVTNALLRVTHRKLFP; this is encoded by the exons ATGGTGGGGAACAGTTTCACGGAGGTGATTTTCTTCATCCTCTCTGGATTTGCAAATCACCCTGAACTACAAGTCAGCCTTTTCTGGATGTTTC TTTATCTCTTCACTGTTTTGGGGAACATTGGACTAATTATGTTAATCTGAATTGACTCTCAGCTTCACACATCTGTGTACTTTTTCCTTAGTAATTTAGCATTAATTGACATATTTTATTCCTCTACTGTAACAACCAAAGCACTGGTAAATTTCCAGTCAAATCAGAAAACCATCTTCTTTGCTGGCTGCTTTGTTCAAATGTCCTTTTTTGTGGGTTTGATGTGTAGTGAGTATTTTCTTCTGGGATCAATGACCTATGACCGCTATGAAGCTATCTGCAATCCCTTATTGTATTCAGTGGTCATGTCCCAGAAAGTGTGCAACTGGCTGGGAGTCATGCCGTATACAATAGGCTTCACCAATTCTCTGATATCCATCTGTGTGATCAGCAGTTTGGCATTCTGTGATGCCAGCATCAGTCACTTTTTCTGTGACACCACAGCTCTTCTGGCGCTATCCTGCGTGCATGCATTCAGCACAGAAATGGTGATCTTTGTTTTAGCCGGGTTCACCCTGCTTAGTTCTCTTCTCCTCATCATAGTCACCTACATTGCCATCATCTCAGCCATCCTGAAGATCCAGTCTGCAGCAGGCAGACAGAAAGCCTTTTCCACCTGTGCATCCCATCTTATGGGGGTGACCATCTTCTATGCGTCCCTGATTTTCACATATCTGCAGCCGGATAACACACCATCCTGGACCCAGGCACAGGTGACATCTGTATTCTATACCATTGTCA GAACGCTGAATCCATTCATCTATAGTTTGAGGAACAAAGACGTAACAAATGCTCTCCTGAGAGTCACACACAGAAAACTATTTCCATGA